One region of Vescimonas fastidiosa genomic DNA includes:
- a CDS encoding TIGR03960 family B12-binding radical SAM protein: MDKRLERILPRVQKPARYTGGEYNAVKKDPAQVDTRIAFCFPDTYEIGMSNLGMRILYGVMNNMDGVWCQRVFAPWGDMEEEMRKAQIPLFALESGEAITNFDIVAFSVGYEMAFSSLLNMLDLAGIPLHSADRTGLTPLVVAGGTAMYNPEPIADFVDIVSLGEGEDVTVELIELHRKARREGWSKEEFLRRAARVPGLYVPSLYTVAYNPDGTVKEIVPRDGAPRVVRKRIVEDMDKSYYPAKTIVPSTEIVQDRVTLELFRGCIRGCRFCQAGYVYRPVRNRSKDLCVRYGEEACNDSGYQEVTLSSLSTSDYPQLTELCDDLEEFCRARHVNLSLPSLRADNFSMSLMQRLAKGRKSGLTFAPEAGTQRLRDVINKNVTQEELLASCRTAFAGGYSAVKLYFMLGLPTETDEDVLGIADLAARVMHAWRESASNKQRGVRITVSTSWFVPKPHTAFQWEPQISKEEYQRRVKLLREAITTKTVTYNWHDADTSFLEAVLARGDRRMCKVLEAAWRKGAKLDAWEEYFSLDRWLEAFAECGLDPHFYANRQREKDEIMPWSVISSGVTEEYLWRELQRAEAGVTTPDCRTHCNGCGANHMVGGTCHV; the protein is encoded by the coding sequence TTGGATAAAAGATTAGAGCGCATTTTGCCCCGGGTACAGAAACCGGCCCGGTACACCGGCGGTGAATACAATGCGGTAAAAAAAGATCCGGCGCAGGTGGATACGCGCATTGCTTTCTGCTTCCCGGATACCTATGAGATCGGTATGTCCAACCTGGGTATGCGCATTTTATACGGCGTGATGAACAACATGGACGGCGTGTGGTGTCAGCGGGTGTTTGCCCCCTGGGGCGACATGGAGGAGGAGATGCGCAAAGCACAGATACCCCTGTTCGCCCTGGAGAGCGGCGAGGCTATCACGAATTTTGATATAGTGGCTTTTTCCGTGGGCTACGAGATGGCGTTCTCTTCCCTATTAAATATGCTGGACCTGGCGGGTATACCCCTGCACAGCGCAGACCGCACGGGCCTTACGCCCCTGGTCGTAGCCGGCGGCACCGCCATGTATAACCCGGAGCCCATTGCCGACTTTGTGGACATCGTCAGCCTGGGCGAGGGAGAGGATGTGACGGTGGAGCTTATTGAGCTGCACCGAAAGGCCAGGAGAGAAGGGTGGAGTAAAGAGGAATTCCTCCGTAGAGCTGCCCGGGTGCCGGGTCTGTATGTGCCCAGTCTGTATACGGTGGCGTATAACCCTGATGGCACCGTAAAGGAGATCGTTCCCCGAGACGGCGCGCCCAGGGTGGTGCGCAAGCGCATTGTGGAGGATATGGACAAGTCTTATTACCCCGCGAAGACCATCGTTCCCTCCACGGAGATCGTTCAGGATCGGGTGACCCTGGAGCTGTTTCGCGGCTGCATCCGGGGGTGCCGGTTTTGCCAGGCGGGCTATGTGTACCGCCCGGTGCGAAACCGCAGCAAGGATCTGTGTGTGCGCTACGGCGAGGAGGCCTGCAATGACTCCGGCTATCAGGAGGTGACCCTTTCCTCCCTCAGCACCAGCGACTATCCACAGCTGACAGAGCTGTGCGACGATCTGGAGGAATTCTGCCGGGCGCGCCATGTGAATTTGTCGCTCCCCAGCCTCCGGGCGGATAATTTTTCCATGAGCCTTATGCAGCGGCTGGCCAAGGGACGCAAGTCCGGCCTGACCTTTGCCCCGGAGGCTGGTACCCAGCGCCTGCGGGATGTTATCAACAAAAATGTGACCCAGGAGGAGCTGTTAGCCTCCTGCCGCACGGCCTTTGCCGGAGGTTACAGTGCTGTGAAGCTCTACTTTATGCTGGGCCTGCCCACGGAAACCGACGAGGATGTGCTGGGGATTGCCGACCTGGCCGCCCGGGTCATGCACGCCTGGCGGGAGAGTGCGTCCAATAAGCAGCGGGGCGTGCGCATCACAGTCTCTACCTCCTGGTTTGTGCCTAAGCCCCACACGGCGTTCCAGTGGGAGCCCCAGATCTCTAAAGAGGAATATCAGCGCCGTGTGAAGCTCCTGCGGGAGGCTATCACCACCAAGACCGTTACCTATAACTGGCACGACGCTGACACCAGCTTCCTGGAGGCTGTGCTGGCTCGAGGCGACCGAAGAATGTGTAAGGTCCTGGAGGCCGCATGGCGTAAAGGCGCTAAGCTTGATGCCTGGGAGGAGTATTTTTCCCTGGACCGCTGGCTGGAAGCCTTTGCCGAGTGTGGCCTGGACCCGCATTTTTACGCCAACCGCCAGCGGGAAAAGGATGAGATCATGCCCTGGAGCGTCATCTCCAGCGGCGTCACGGAGGAATACCTTTGGCGGGAGCTGCAGCGGGCCGAGGCGGGGGTGACTACCCCGGACTGCCGTACCCACTGCAACGGCTGCGGGGCCAATCACATGGTAGGAGGGACTTGCCATGTCTAA
- a CDS encoding zinc metalloprotease yields MEIRVSPTALLLIAVFVAAASPLCLGAVLLAALCHELGHYGALRLCGGRLEGVSVSAFGAQMRIRDRQRLSYGREALCVLAGPLVNAALWWLLSLAGAYCESAYLFAGAQLVLGAFNLLPLSALDGGRLLWIGIACLTDPFLADRACRAVTLAVLLALIALGVVLWLRHRSGFLLVGVAGAACCTVREFMLANQGNRG; encoded by the coding sequence GTGGAGATTCGGGTGTCGCCTACGGCGCTGCTGCTTATAGCGGTGTTTGTAGCGGCGGCATCGCCTCTGTGCCTGGGAGCGGTACTGCTGGCGGCCCTGTGCCATGAGCTGGGGCACTATGGGGCCCTGCGGCTGTGCGGTGGTCGGCTGGAGGGGGTGTCCGTCTCGGCGTTCGGGGCACAGATGCGTATTCGTGACCGGCAGCGGCTTTCCTATGGCCGGGAGGCTCTGTGCGTACTGGCGGGGCCTTTGGTAAACGCAGCCCTGTGGTGGCTTCTGAGTTTGGCCGGAGCCTACTGCGAGAGTGCCTATCTCTTCGCCGGGGCGCAGCTTGTTTTGGGCGCATTTAACCTGCTGCCGCTCTCGGCTTTGGACGGCGGACGGCTTCTGTGGATCGGGATAGCCTGTTTAACGGACCCTTTTTTGGCGGACAGGGCGTGCCGGGCGGTGACCCTGGCGGTGCTTCTGGCCCTGATAGCCCTGGGCGTGGTTCTGTGGCTGCGGCATCGGTCGGGATTTTTGTTGGTGGGTGTGGCGGGGGCGGCCTGCTGCACGGTACGGGAATTTATGCTTGCCAATCAGGGCAATAGGGGGTAG
- a CDS encoding TIGR03936 family radical SAM-associated protein has translation MSKLRLLFIKEGPAAYISHLDLLRTVQRAFPRTELEIKHSNGYHPHPIISIVLPLPVGQSSRCELLDFEVTQDTDGRGIAEKLNEGMPEGLRVLECYEAKRPVRELAVLQAEVTFEYDSGVPENAAGRLQELLSRRELIIQKRTKRKDLADVDIAPMILRTDWRAEKCALVGTVVVQAQNPGLNPQLLEKAVERYAPELTPDFTRVRRLELLDAEGKIFR, from the coding sequence ATGTCTAAACTGCGTTTGCTATTCATCAAGGAGGGGCCGGCGGCCTACATTTCCCACCTGGACTTGCTGCGCACGGTGCAGCGGGCCTTTCCCCGGACGGAGCTGGAGATCAAGCACAGCAACGGGTATCATCCGCACCCCATCATCTCCATTGTTCTGCCCCTGCCGGTGGGGCAGAGCAGCCGGTGTGAGCTGCTGGATTTCGAGGTGACCCAGGATACGGATGGCCGCGGCATCGCCGAAAAGCTCAATGAGGGGATGCCCGAGGGCCTGCGAGTGCTGGAGTGCTATGAGGCTAAGCGCCCGGTGCGGGAGCTGGCTGTGCTGCAGGCAGAGGTCACATTTGAATATGACAGCGGCGTGCCGGAAAACGCCGCCGGACGGCTGCAAGAGCTGCTGAGCCGCCGGGAGCTTATCATCCAAAAGCGTACCAAGCGCAAGGACCTGGCGGATGTGGACATAGCCCCCATGATCCTGCGGACGGACTGGCGGGCGGAGAAGTGCGCCCTGGTGGGCACCGTCGTGGTCCAGGCCCAAAACCCGGGGCTGAACCCCCAGCTGCTGGAAAAGGCTGTGGAGCGGTATGCCCCGGAGCTGACACCGGACTTTACCCGGGTCCGCCGTCTGGAGCTGCTGGATGCGGAGGGAAAAATTTTCCGGTGA
- a CDS encoding M23 family metallopeptidase, giving the protein MLRLTVSGVLLVLVVAVKLLMPDVMGQYREKILHLMGENTDFVAAFSAVGRAFSGQGGIRDTLEDAYVAVFGEKEPQEAAAPAQTEAQIFSGVYGPENLPEEVKLEQQVLGFAYGAPLQGTVTSGFGYRIHPISQTDLFHYGVDLDAPEGSAIHAFARGTVAVVGQSSTLGNYVTVDHPGGFSTLYAHCRSVTASAGQTVRQGDLLAEVGQTGSATGPHLHFELHRGREYINPIYYVA; this is encoded by the coding sequence TTGCTTCGGTTGACGGTCAGCGGCGTATTGCTGGTGCTGGTGGTGGCCGTGAAGCTGCTGATGCCGGATGTAATGGGGCAGTACCGGGAAAAAATACTGCACCTTATGGGGGAGAATACAGACTTTGTGGCGGCGTTTTCCGCTGTGGGGCGGGCTTTCTCCGGCCAGGGGGGCATACGGGACACCCTGGAGGATGCCTATGTGGCGGTATTCGGAGAAAAGGAGCCCCAGGAGGCGGCAGCACCGGCCCAGACGGAGGCGCAGATCTTCTCGGGGGTGTATGGGCCGGAGAATCTGCCGGAGGAGGTGAAGCTGGAGCAACAGGTGCTGGGCTTTGCCTATGGGGCACCCTTACAGGGGACGGTGACCTCCGGGTTTGGCTATCGCATCCATCCCATTTCGCAGACGGATCTGTTTCACTATGGGGTGGATCTGGATGCCCCTGAGGGCTCGGCCATCCACGCCTTTGCCCGGGGCACCGTAGCTGTAGTGGGGCAGAGCAGCACCCTGGGAAACTATGTGACGGTGGACCATCCCGGAGGATTCAGTACCCTCTATGCCCACTGCCGCAGCGTTACGGCTTCCGCCGGACAGACGGTTCGCCAGGGCGACCTGCTGGCGGAGGTGGGGCAGACCGGATCTGCCACCGGGCCGCACCTGCACTTTGAGCTGCACCGGGGCCGGGAGTACATTAATCCTATTTATTATGTGGCGTAG
- the rplS gene encoding 50S ribosomal protein L19, with product MDLIKALNEKQLQAEKPQVNVGDTVKVHVKVKEGSRERIQVFEGTVIAKKHGGIEETITVRRLSYGVGVEKVFPVHSPSIEKIETVRSGFVRRAKLYYLRDRVGKAAKVREKL from the coding sequence ATGGATCTTATCAAGGCTCTCAACGAGAAGCAGCTGCAGGCTGAAAAGCCCCAGGTCAATGTTGGCGATACCGTCAAGGTACATGTCAAGGTCAAGGAAGGCTCCCGTGAGCGTATCCAGGTCTTCGAGGGCACCGTCATTGCTAAGAAGCACGGCGGCATCGAGGAAACCATCACCGTCCGCCGCCTGTCCTACGGCGTGGGCGTGGAGAAGGTTTTCCCCGTTCACTCCCCCTCCATTGAGAAGATCGAGACCGTGCGCAGCGGTTTTGTCCGCCGTGCCAAGCTGTACTATCTGCGTGACCGCGTCGGCAAGGCCGCCAAGGTCAGAGAGAAGCTGTAA
- a CDS encoding aminotransferase-like domain-containing protein, translated as MVQFASRMDLLKGSEIRELLKLTARPDIISFAGGMPAPELFPVEQMMEASVAVLKENGRAALQYSTTEGFPRLREQIAERMLAKNNIHTDADHILITSGSQEGLDFSARVFLNPGDVVLLESPSYLGAVNAFKACEPKFVEVPTDDGGMIMEELEKILATTERVKMIYVIPDFQNPTGRTWDLERRHKFMDIVNKYEIPVVEDNPYGELRFEGEFLPALKSLDTKGLVIYLGTFSKILAPGYRLGWVCADDEILAKYNFMKQAASLQASTIGQMETSKWIDMFDLDKHVATIRECYRKRRAVMLETLAKELPEPCTFTRPEGGLFAWVVLPEYMDAKELQMKCLEKKVAFVPGGSFFPNGGHENTLRLNYSCMPEDKIIEGITALCQTIRENLH; from the coding sequence ATGGTACAGTTTGCATCCAGAATGGACCTGTTGAAAGGCTCCGAGATCCGCGAGCTTCTGAAGCTCACCGCCCGGCCCGACATCATCTCTTTCGCCGGCGGTATGCCCGCCCCGGAGCTGTTCCCCGTGGAGCAGATGATGGAGGCCTCCGTAGCCGTTCTCAAGGAAAACGGTCGCGCCGCCCTGCAGTATTCCACCACCGAGGGCTTCCCCCGTCTGCGCGAGCAGATTGCCGAGCGTATGCTGGCTAAGAACAACATTCACACCGACGCCGACCACATCCTGATCACCTCCGGCTCTCAGGAGGGTCTGGATTTTTCCGCCCGCGTGTTCCTGAATCCCGGTGATGTCGTTCTGCTGGAAAGCCCCTCTTATCTGGGCGCTGTGAACGCTTTCAAGGCCTGCGAGCCCAAGTTTGTGGAAGTGCCCACCGATGACGGCGGCATGATCATGGAGGAGCTGGAGAAGATTCTGGCCACCACCGAGCGTGTGAAGATGATCTATGTCATCCCTGATTTCCAGAACCCCACCGGCCGCACCTGGGACCTGGAGCGTCGGCACAAGTTCATGGACATTGTGAATAAGTACGAGATTCCCGTGGTGGAGGATAACCCCTACGGCGAGCTGCGCTTTGAGGGCGAGTTCCTGCCCGCGCTGAAGAGCCTGGACACCAAGGGCCTGGTTATCTATCTGGGCACCTTCTCCAAGATCCTGGCTCCCGGCTACCGTCTGGGCTGGGTCTGCGCCGATGATGAGATTTTGGCTAAGTACAACTTCATGAAGCAGGCTGCTTCCCTGCAGGCTTCCACCATCGGCCAGATGGAGACCTCCAAGTGGATCGATATGTTCGACCTGGATAAGCATGTTGCCACCATCCGCGAGTGCTATCGCAAGCGCAGGGCCGTGATGCTGGAGACCCTGGCCAAGGAGCTGCCCGAGCCCTGCACCTTCACCCGTCCCGAGGGCGGTCTGTTCGCCTGGGTGGTCCTGCCCGAGTACATGGACGCCAAGGAGCTGCAGATGAAGTGCCTGGAGAAGAAAGTCGCTTTCGTTCCCGGCGGTTCCTTCTTCCCCAACGGCGGCCACGAGAACACCCTGCGTCTGAACTACTCCTGCATGCCCGAGGATAAGATCATTGAGGGTATTACTGCCCTGTGCCAGACCATCCGCGAGAACCTGCACTAA
- the ade gene encoding adenine deaminase, which yields MSVKESYAGKINRKLNKKLHVIDVAAGRVPADLVLKNATYVNVFSNELCSGDIAVAEGLIVGMGEYHGKVELDVTGKIVLPGFLDAHIHLESSLVSPTEFAKAVLPHGTTTVITDPHEISNVMGTDGIEYMLQATEDLPVDVRFMLPSCVPATPLDESGAILDYRAIDSFYDHPRVQGLAEMMNFVGTVNGDPQVVEKIVASQAHHKKIDGHAPGLSGNDLNAYIAAGVYSDHECSDLNDALAKLERGQFIMIREGTAARNLEALVPLLCSKYVDRCMFCTDDKHPNDLLEKGHIDYIVKKAISLGVDPIIAVKAACHTAARYFLLNNRGAIAPGYLGDFVIIDNFNDFNIKMVFKRGELMYDGQLRDFPTPEIDPYLVKRAHDTFHLTKLTAEDFKDGRPHAIIGLVPGEIISEDAGYIDHIDVEYDILKVAVIERHKNTHHIGLGYIKGYGLKSGAVATSISHDSHNIIVVGTNEEEMAAAANRIVENHGGITVMENGNVLGEVTLAIAGIMSDDPLVMVNSALESAKDEAFRLGVSRDIDPFMTLSFMALPVIPTLRITTRGVFDVNTQRYI from the coding sequence ATGTCTGTGAAAGAAAGCTATGCCGGAAAAATCAACCGTAAGCTGAACAAGAAGCTCCATGTCATTGATGTGGCTGCCGGGCGTGTGCCCGCCGATCTGGTGCTGAAAAACGCCACCTATGTCAATGTCTTTTCCAATGAGCTGTGCAGCGGCGACATTGCTGTGGCCGAGGGGCTCATTGTGGGCATGGGTGAGTACCACGGCAAGGTGGAGCTGGATGTCACCGGCAAGATTGTGCTGCCCGGCTTCCTGGATGCCCACATCCATCTGGAGAGCTCCCTGGTGAGCCCCACGGAGTTTGCAAAGGCCGTTCTGCCTCACGGTACCACCACCGTCATCACCGACCCCCACGAGATCTCCAATGTCATGGGCACCGACGGCATTGAATATATGCTTCAGGCCACCGAGGATCTGCCTGTGGATGTGCGCTTTATGCTCCCCTCCTGCGTGCCCGCCACACCTCTGGATGAGTCCGGCGCCATTTTGGACTACCGGGCCATCGACTCCTTCTATGACCATCCCCGGGTCCAGGGCCTGGCTGAGATGATGAACTTCGTAGGCACCGTCAACGGCGACCCCCAGGTGGTGGAGAAGATCGTAGCCTCCCAAGCCCACCACAAGAAAATCGACGGGCATGCTCCGGGTCTCTCCGGCAATGACCTCAATGCCTACATCGCCGCCGGTGTATACTCCGACCACGAGTGCTCCGACCTGAACGACGCCCTGGCCAAGCTGGAGCGGGGCCAGTTCATTATGATCCGCGAGGGCACCGCCGCGCGGAATCTGGAGGCTCTGGTGCCGCTGCTGTGCAGCAAATATGTGGACCGCTGTATGTTCTGTACCGACGATAAGCACCCCAACGACCTGCTGGAAAAGGGCCACATCGACTACATCGTGAAGAAAGCCATCTCCCTGGGCGTAGACCCCATCATCGCCGTGAAGGCCGCCTGCCACACCGCCGCCCGATATTTCCTGCTCAACAACCGCGGCGCCATCGCCCCCGGCTACCTGGGTGACTTCGTCATCATCGATAACTTCAACGATTTCAATATCAAAATGGTCTTTAAGCGGGGCGAGCTGATGTATGACGGTCAGCTCCGCGACTTCCCCACGCCGGAAATCGATCCCTATCTGGTCAAGCGCGCCCACGACACCTTCCACCTGACCAAGCTGACGGCAGAGGACTTCAAGGATGGCCGTCCCCACGCCATCATCGGCCTGGTACCGGGTGAAATCATCTCCGAGGACGCCGGCTACATCGACCATATTGATGTGGAATATGATATTCTCAAGGTGGCCGTTATCGAGCGGCATAAGAATACCCATCACATCGGTCTGGGCTATATCAAGGGCTACGGTCTGAAGTCCGGCGCCGTGGCCACCAGCATCTCCCACGACTCCCACAACATCATCGTAGTGGGAACCAATGAGGAGGAGATGGCCGCTGCCGCCAACCGTATCGTGGAGAACCACGGCGGCATCACTGTGATGGAAAACGGCAATGTCTTGGGCGAGGTGACCCTGGCCATTGCGGGCATCATGAGCGACGATCCTTTGGTCATGGTCAACAGCGCTCTGGAAAGCGCCAAAGACGAGGCATTCCGTCTGGGTGTCTCTCGGGACATCGACCCGTTTATGACCCTGAGCTTCATGGCTCTGCCGGTGATCCCCACCCTGCGCATCACCACCCGGGGCGTGTTCGATGTGAATACCCAGCGGTATATCTGA